The Agarilytica rhodophyticola genome has a window encoding:
- a CDS encoding TonB family protein, which yields MFALLRRDFIVICFLFGLLAGNKVFAELSATGYAKYAELSDDVFVTALFTDSGSMESPIDVKRLDFKIVSKKLGARRLVRLFSNSAAINNSAEVMTRNRESFKEFTSLIPTNLHRGDHLSFAISGDNLSMILNDVELGSVQSKELFFIFLNIYIGDKPPSREFKDGLIGSTDSSDARQLFDSLQYSQTRKSEITAFLAQKAAAVASETGAAVVAEAEETEAEKKAKEEEAARKRAAAIKAEKLRQQRLAEQKKQEELARQEELARLELLKAEENKLREIYMADLTRLARKNIEYPRRAQKFKQTGNVVALVTIARDGEMIGFEFENQSKYSLLNNAVKKGVEGALPFPKMPDGITGESLTFRVPVSFAL from the coding sequence ATGTTTGCTCTGCTGCGAAGAGACTTTATTGTTATATGTTTTTTGTTTGGGCTATTGGCAGGGAATAAAGTGTTTGCTGAGCTATCGGCAACTGGTTATGCAAAATACGCAGAACTTTCGGACGACGTTTTTGTTACTGCATTGTTTACTGATTCAGGAAGTATGGAGAGTCCCATTGATGTTAAACGTTTGGACTTTAAAATTGTGTCGAAAAAGCTTGGTGCTAGGCGCTTAGTTCGCTTATTTTCCAATAGTGCTGCAATAAATAACTCCGCTGAGGTAATGACCAGAAATAGAGAAAGCTTTAAGGAGTTTACGAGTCTGATTCCAACTAATTTGCACAGAGGCGATCATCTGAGTTTTGCTATTAGTGGCGATAATCTCTCTATGATTCTCAATGATGTTGAGCTAGGCAGTGTGCAATCAAAAGAGTTGTTTTTCATTTTCCTCAACATATATATTGGTGATAAGCCGCCTTCGCGTGAGTTTAAAGACGGTCTAATCGGTAGCACTGATAGCTCGGACGCGAGGCAATTGTTTGATTCGCTTCAATATAGCCAAACGAGAAAAAGCGAAATAACCGCCTTTCTTGCTCAGAAAGCGGCTGCAGTCGCTAGCGAAACAGGAGCTGCTGTAGTGGCCGAAGCCGAGGAGACAGAAGCTGAGAAAAAAGCCAAAGAGGAAGAGGCAGCAAGAAAGAGGGCTGCGGCAATAAAAGCAGAAAAATTACGTCAACAGAGGCTAGCAGAGCAGAAAAAACAAGAAGAATTGGCGAGGCAAGAAGAGCTGGCAAGACTAGAGCTTCTCAAAGCCGAAGAAAACAAGCTGCGTGAAATTTACATGGCTGACTTAACAAGGCTTGCGCGTAAAAACATAGAATATCCTCGCCGCGCTCAAAAGTTTAAGCAGACCGGCAATGTCGTCGCTTTAGTGACTATCGCTCGGGATGGTGAAATGATTGGTTTTGAATTTGAAAATCAATCGAAATATAGTTTGTTAAATAATGCGGTCAAAAAAGGTGTTGAAGGTGCGTTGCCTTTTCCCAAAATGCCCGATGGAATTACAGGTGAATCATTAACGTTTCGAGTGCCTGTATCTTTTGCTCTTTAA
- a CDS encoding iron chelate uptake ABC transporter family permease subunit, protein MPDFLLYAFAAGTGIALIAGPLGAFAVWRRMSYFGDTLAHSALIGVAFGLFLDINITLAIVLACGMIALALVFLERKNTLSTDTLLGVLSHGSLAIGLVCVSFYSQTRINLYGYLFGDFLTVTSNEVLYIYMAVAAIAIPLVILWKPLLLLAVDEDLAHVEGRNVAALKLVLMLMIASIIALAMKIVGVMLITALLIIPAASARRFSSSPEVMAGLASLIGMVSVTFGLYSSFQWDLPAGPAVVLAALGIFIVSGALPQKA, encoded by the coding sequence ATGCCTGACTTTTTACTCTACGCCTTTGCCGCAGGTACTGGAATTGCGCTTATTGCAGGCCCACTGGGTGCCTTTGCTGTGTGGCGACGTATGTCTTACTTCGGCGACACTCTGGCGCATTCAGCTCTTATTGGCGTGGCCTTTGGCTTATTTTTAGATATCAATATTACCCTTGCTATTGTGCTTGCCTGTGGCATGATCGCATTGGCATTAGTGTTTTTGGAAAGAAAAAATACACTCTCTACAGATACCCTTTTGGGTGTGTTATCCCATGGTTCGCTCGCTATCGGCTTAGTTTGTGTAAGCTTTTATTCGCAGACCAGGATCAACCTTTACGGCTATTTATTTGGTGACTTTTTAACAGTCACAAGTAACGAAGTGTTGTATATTTATATGGCGGTTGCAGCGATTGCTATTCCACTTGTTATACTCTGGAAGCCTTTATTACTGCTCGCGGTGGATGAAGATCTTGCCCATGTTGAAGGGCGCAACGTCGCAGCCTTAAAGCTCGTCCTCATGCTAATGATCGCCTCAATTATCGCTTTAGCAATGAAAATTGTTGGGGTAATGCTAATTACAGCACTGTTAATTATTCCCGCCGCAAGCGCTCGACGTTTCTCCAGTTCCCCTGAAGTTATGGCTGGCCTCGCCTCTTTAATCGGCATGGTATCGGTCACCTTTGGCTTGTACAGTTCCTTCCAGTGGGATCTTCCGGCAGGCCCTGCTGTAGTTCTAGCCGCCCTTGGAATATTTATTGTCAGCGGTGCCTTGCCTCAGAAGGCATAG
- a CDS encoding metal ABC transporter solute-binding protein, Zn/Mn family produces MFTRCTSCGRVSQLFYIFLSICLLLIGNTVRAEKPLVVASIRPLALVINDLAGDLVSTEILVENSASPHDFSMTISQAMRLSDADLLVWVGADFETFLANGFKAKKAVAMLKTSAVSNHHHDKHEQRDFHAWLSYQNIMVFSEELALQLKALLPDKKSLIDDRLQVFKQELSSRNSALNVLLEPYREIPFAVHHDGYSAFVEAYKLNQLITLTKVPQERISAKRLNQIGNSIEPVSCLLTEKADLREAKRYADLFEKPLVGIDLLASDLSISSYSSYLASIAQSFVECLSTEK; encoded by the coding sequence TTGTTTACAAGATGTACATCGTGCGGAAGGGTTTCCCAACTGTTTTATATTTTTTTATCCATATGCTTGCTCTTAATAGGTAACACTGTTCGTGCTGAAAAACCTTTAGTCGTAGCAAGTATTCGTCCTCTTGCCTTGGTGATAAATGACTTGGCTGGAGATCTCGTCAGTACTGAGATTCTAGTTGAAAACTCCGCTTCTCCTCATGACTTCTCTATGACCATTTCTCAGGCAATGCGTTTAAGTGATGCTGATTTACTGGTATGGGTTGGGGCTGATTTTGAAACGTTTTTAGCTAATGGCTTTAAAGCCAAAAAAGCAGTAGCGATGCTCAAAACATCAGCTGTCAGTAACCATCATCATGATAAACATGAGCAAAGAGACTTTCACGCTTGGCTGAGTTACCAAAATATCATGGTATTTTCTGAAGAATTGGCGCTACAGCTAAAAGCGTTGTTGCCAGATAAAAAGTCGCTTATAGATGATCGTTTGCAGGTATTTAAGCAAGAGTTGAGTAGCCGAAATAGCGCGTTAAATGTATTGCTTGAACCTTATAGAGAAATACCATTTGCTGTTCATCACGATGGTTACAGTGCATTTGTTGAAGCTTACAAGCTTAATCAGTTGATTACTCTAACAAAAGTACCGCAAGAACGTATTAGCGCCAAGCGTTTGAATCAGATAGGAAATAGTATAGAGCCTGTGAGTTGTTTATTAACTGAAAAAGCTGACTTGCGCGAGGCGAAAAGGTATGCAGATTTGTTTGAGAAGCCGCTGGTGGGTATCGACTTACTGGCATCAGATCTTTCGATCTCTTCTTATAGCAGCTATTTAGCCTCTATTGCTCAGTCTTTTGTTGAATGTTTGAGCACTGAAAAATAA
- a CDS encoding Rho-binding antiterminator codes for MTEIINCEVHDHFEIACMRRALVEVQFKNGETISGRAIDLQSKDGREYFTMEVERGKYECNLKDLSTLTFIDSGKSINVF; via the coding sequence ATGACTGAGATCATTAACTGCGAGGTGCATGATCATTTCGAGATTGCATGTATGCGACGTGCCTTAGTCGAAGTTCAATTCAAAAATGGAGAAACAATATCGGGGCGTGCCATAGATTTGCAGAGTAAAGATGGCAGAGAGTACTTCACAATGGAGGTGGAAAGAGGCAAATACGAATGTAATCTAAAAGATCTTAGTACCTTAACTTTTATCGACAGTGGAAAAAGTATTAATGTATTTTGA
- a CDS encoding TonB-dependent receptor: MNKLSKYHVTALASAISLVLVSNVNAQTTQANADLTLEEIIVSAQKRQESAQEVPISIASLSGEQFDTIFSGGEDILALSSRVPGLYAESSNGRVAPRFYIRGLGNIDFDLAASQPVSIVFDNVVQENVVLKSFPIFDVEQVEVIRGPQGTLFGRNTTAGIIKFDTRKPTQEAEGYLNASYGTFDTVNIEAAVGGALVDDVLSTRVSVLSQTREDWIDNSFTGQADALGGHKENAARIQFLYTPTDSFSALFNYHIRDLDGTASVFRANIFTTGSNDLNENFDRDVVNHNQGDNNPQEYEASGGSLKLDWEFDAHTLTSITGYEESEGFSLGDIDGGTAQNNPNAGPGFIPFDAVTQDNADVEQLTQEIRIASNYDGRFNWQAGAFFFDSTLDVSTTDGFFGRTTVSHENTTWAFFGQVSYDLSESLTLSGGLRYTDDEKDLVVLEQNVDSFALSIGQASIQTYEPVNVADDQLSGDISVNYRLSDTTSLYTRVSSGFRAQSIQARDVAFEGNPSVADSETITSYELGFKSDLFSESLRLNAALFYYEIDDIQLSAIGGANNGNSLLNADKGVGQGFEVDMEYVPTSNLRITAGFSYNDTEIQDSDLLTAPCGSGACTVLDPIVTQGGTDLALIDGNPFQSAPETIFNFTLRYQIPAGDSGQFFAFTDWAFQGETSIALYEAAEFITDDQFEGGLRLGYENFEDNYQIALFGRNITDEENVKGIIDFNNNTGFVNQPRIVGVEFNVRF; this comes from the coding sequence ATGAATAAATTATCTAAATACCACGTAACTGCATTAGCGAGTGCGATCTCACTAGTTTTAGTAAGTAATGTAAACGCACAAACAACGCAGGCAAATGCGGATCTGACACTTGAGGAAATAATAGTATCGGCACAAAAACGGCAAGAGAGCGCGCAGGAAGTTCCAATCTCTATCGCATCTCTTTCGGGTGAGCAGTTTGATACTATCTTCAGCGGTGGTGAAGATATTTTGGCACTATCATCAAGAGTACCCGGCTTATACGCAGAATCATCTAATGGACGGGTAGCACCTCGTTTTTATATTCGCGGCTTAGGAAATATTGACTTTGATTTAGCAGCATCGCAGCCAGTTTCTATCGTTTTCGACAATGTTGTTCAAGAAAATGTTGTTCTTAAAAGCTTTCCAATATTCGATGTTGAGCAAGTAGAAGTTATTCGTGGACCACAGGGAACACTGTTCGGTCGTAACACCACAGCAGGTATTATTAAATTTGATACTCGTAAACCAACACAAGAAGCAGAAGGTTATTTAAACGCAAGCTACGGAACTTTTGATACAGTTAATATAGAAGCAGCAGTTGGTGGTGCTTTGGTTGATGATGTTCTATCAACTCGTGTTTCTGTACTTTCTCAGACTCGTGAAGACTGGATCGACAACAGTTTTACCGGCCAAGCTGATGCTTTAGGCGGCCATAAAGAAAATGCTGCTCGCATACAATTTTTGTATACACCAACAGATTCATTTTCAGCCCTATTTAACTACCATATACGCGATCTCGATGGCACGGCTTCGGTCTTCCGTGCAAATATTTTCACTACCGGTAGTAACGACCTTAACGAAAACTTTGACCGCGACGTAGTAAATCATAACCAAGGAGATAATAATCCACAGGAATATGAAGCTTCTGGCGGATCATTAAAATTAGATTGGGAGTTCGATGCCCATACCCTAACATCGATCACAGGCTATGAAGAATCTGAAGGCTTCAGTCTCGGTGATATTGATGGTGGTACAGCTCAGAATAATCCTAATGCTGGCCCAGGATTTATTCCATTTGATGCAGTTACACAAGATAATGCAGATGTGGAACAATTAACCCAAGAAATACGTATCGCCAGTAACTACGATGGTCGTTTTAATTGGCAAGCAGGTGCTTTCTTTTTTGACTCAACTTTGGATGTCAGTACAACGGACGGTTTTTTTGGTAGAACCACTGTATCTCACGAAAATACTACTTGGGCTTTCTTTGGACAGGTTTCTTACGACCTTTCTGAGAGCTTAACTTTGTCAGGTGGTTTACGCTACACCGATGATGAAAAAGACTTGGTTGTACTTGAGCAGAACGTTGACAGCTTTGCGTTATCCATAGGCCAGGCAAGCATTCAAACCTATGAGCCAGTCAACGTCGCCGATGATCAACTAAGCGGTGATATTAGCGTGAACTATCGACTGAGTGATACTACAAGTCTCTACACTCGTGTTTCTAGTGGCTTTAGAGCACAGAGTATTCAAGCTCGTGACGTTGCCTTTGAGGGCAATCCATCAGTTGCAGATTCAGAAACTATTACCTCTTATGAACTTGGTTTTAAATCTGACCTATTTTCAGAAAGCTTACGTTTAAATGCGGCACTGTTTTACTATGAGATCGACGATATCCAATTATCAGCTATCGGTGGTGCCAACAATGGCAATAGCTTATTAAACGCAGACAAAGGTGTGGGCCAAGGTTTTGAAGTTGATATGGAGTATGTACCAACTAGCAACTTGAGAATTACCGCAGGTTTCAGCTATAACGATACAGAAATTCAAGATTCTGACTTGTTGACTGCGCCATGTGGTTCAGGTGCATGTACCGTGCTCGATCCTATTGTGACACAAGGTGGAACAGATCTCGCCCTGATTGATGGCAACCCTTTCCAATCTGCTCCAGAGACAATATTTAACTTCACACTTCGCTACCAAATTCCTGCCGGCGACAGCGGTCAGTTCTTCGCTTTCACCGATTGGGCATTCCAAGGCGAAACCAGTATCGCATTATATGAAGCAGCAGAGTTTATTACCGACGACCAATTTGAAGGCGGTTTACGTTTAGGCTACGAAAACTTCGAAGATAATTACCAAATAGCACTATTCGGACGTAATATTACGGATGAAGAAAATGTTAAAGGTATCATCGACTTTAATAACAACACTGGCTTTGTAAACCAGCCTAGAATCGTAGGTGTTGAATTCAACGTTCGATTCTAA
- the znuC gene encoding zinc ABC transporter ATP-binding protein ZnuC has product MDNPILLRLQDISFHSQGRSILDKVSFDLSRREILTIIGPNGAGKSTLMKVILGLVSISAGEIWREPNIITGYVPQKLSLESTMPMKVSRFLSLAQVAKEARQEALERLNITHLSSRQMHKLSGGELQRVLLARAISRQPDILMLDEPLQGVDVTGQIELYQLIASLRESLNCAILMISHDLHLVMAQTDSVICLNHHICCHGKPESVSQHPEYLKLFGQRAIDGIAVYQHHHDHHHDLHGDAVDCDEGCNHA; this is encoded by the coding sequence ATGGATAACCCTATCCTCCTAAGATTGCAAGATATCAGTTTTCATAGTCAGGGCAGAAGTATTCTTGATAAGGTAAGTTTTGACTTATCCCGTCGCGAAATTCTCACGATAATTGGCCCAAACGGAGCAGGCAAAAGCACTTTAATGAAAGTTATTTTGGGCTTAGTTTCTATCTCTGCCGGTGAAATATGGCGCGAACCTAATATCATTACCGGCTATGTACCTCAGAAACTATCTTTAGAGAGCACCATGCCAATGAAAGTCAGCCGCTTTCTGAGTTTGGCTCAGGTTGCCAAGGAGGCTCGTCAAGAAGCACTTGAACGCCTCAATATTACCCATTTATCTAGCCGCCAAATGCATAAGTTATCTGGTGGCGAACTGCAAAGAGTTTTATTAGCCAGGGCTATATCACGCCAGCCTGATATTTTAATGCTTGACGAGCCTTTACAAGGAGTTGATGTAACGGGCCAGATTGAACTCTATCAACTTATCGCATCTCTTCGTGAAAGTTTAAATTGTGCGATTCTAATGATCTCCCATGACCTGCATTTGGTAATGGCGCAAACAGATTCCGTCATATGCTTAAACCATCACATCTGTTGCCATGGTAAGCCGGAGAGCGTTAGCCAACATCCAGAATATCTTAAACTGTTTGGCCAAAGAGCGATTGATGGGATAGCTGTATACCAGCACCATCACGATCATCATCACGATCTTCATGGTGACGCTGTAGACTGCGATGAAGGGTGCAATCATGCCTGA
- a CDS encoding Fur family transcriptional regulator, translated as MSSSAEFVNNTQSQLYDNAAIASAIKRAKEICQINDVRLTQLREQVLVLILRHGKPLGAYSLMDMLEETSDRERVAPPTIYRTLDFLLEYRLIHKIHSLNAYVSNSNPRREESSVILICSDCGNAQEVPNNTIQQAINLSASQHRFSVRKQVIEITGQCSSCKQNGI; from the coding sequence ATGTCTTCCTCTGCAGAATTTGTTAACAATACTCAATCACAATTATATGACAACGCAGCTATCGCCAGTGCCATTAAACGTGCAAAGGAGATATGTCAGATTAATGATGTCCGATTGACACAGTTGCGCGAGCAAGTTTTAGTTTTAATCTTAAGACACGGTAAGCCCCTAGGTGCTTACTCTCTGATGGATATGTTGGAAGAGACTTCCGATCGTGAACGAGTTGCCCCGCCAACCATTTATCGAACATTGGATTTTCTTTTAGAATATCGCCTTATACATAAGATTCATTCGCTCAATGCTTATGTCAGTAACAGCAACCCTAGGCGTGAAGAAAGTTCGGTTATTCTCATTTGTTCAGATTGCGGTAACGCTCAGGAAGTGCCAAACAACACCATCCAACAGGCCATCAATTTAAGCGCCTCACAGCATCGCTTTTCCGTACGCAAACAAGTTATTGAGATTACTGGGCAGTGCAGCTCATGTAAGCAAAATGGAATATAA
- a CDS encoding DUF2024 family protein: MLPAGVIKLVQTSPGIGEDGSQLKQERCNFCHSQSANPKVIESIKKYGYCILPMEGCPR; encoded by the coding sequence ATGCTTCCAGCAGGTGTGATTAAATTAGTGCAGACAAGCCCTGGCATTGGTGAAGACGGCAGCCAATTAAAACAAGAAAGGTGTAATTTTTGTCATTCTCAGTCGGCAAACCCAAAGGTCATCGAATCAATTAAGAAGTATGGTTATTGTATTTTACCGATGGAAGGTTGCCCTCGTTAA
- a CDS encoding DUF2024 family protein translates to MKIDVYDTYGESKQGELIHFDVFIESGVAADKAYQYAMRYKGLSALI, encoded by the coding sequence ATGAAGATAGATGTGTACGACACTTATGGAGAATCTAAGCAAGGAGAGCTTATCCATTTTGATGTGTTTATTGAAAGCGGCGTTGCAGCGGATAAAGCTTATCAGTATGCCATGAGGTATAAGGGCTTGTCTGCACTAATTTAA